cattaatttataaattatgtttacGCTTTCCGATGACTTCAGAAAGAATCTTAGCTATGTTTTACAGAAACTATATTACAACATGGAATACGTTTAACATATTAGCACAACTTCGGATCTGATTGCACTTAGAACTAGAGAATTTATGTAGAATGCTAGATAaaggattgattgattgaaccATTCCGGAAAATCACTGAGCACCCATCATTTGAATGCTGTTCATCATAATGGTGAGTGCGTCGACAGTGGCAATGACTGCATATTATATATGTGGAGTTGATGCTTATCTGCTATTGGTGTCTGCTTTAGCACATGAACACTGATTTAATCCACTGAAAATAGGGAAAAACATGTTGGTTGAACTGACAGCTGAACTGAAACGTTCTTTACGGTCTAATTACCTCCGTCATTCCCATACTAATGATGCCATCCTGGTTCGTATCCTTTGCTTTAAATAACTCGAAAGCCATAGTTAGATGCAGGATGGCAGAAATGAAGTCAGCCAGTCGAAGCGTTCCATCTCTTCGCATGTATCTGAGGATGAGCCAAACATTAAGTGGTcacaaaatttcacaaaatttatcaaccaaaactttatcaaaattttatacCGTAAGATCAGGATAGATATATTGTCCGTACTGAGCTGGAACCCAACGTCGAAAAGTGCGTCCCGCAATCGTTCCGCTTTTAGTATGCCAGATTTTTCCTTCGTGTGCATCTTAAACACTCCCCACCAGGTTTTCAGGTTGATCATGAACTTGTtgaaatcattgaaatttatgCGGCCTCGATTCGTTTTCTGTCAACAAatgattgaaatttgaaaaggaTCTTGATCGAAACATCTACTGCAAATACTTACATCCATCAAACAAACCACCTGACGGCAGACATCTATACTGGCACAGCTTCGAATATAATCGTTGGGGAGGCACGCCTCGAGCAGTTCTTGAAGATCAAAGCAATTTAACGTCCTGCAAAGAAAATTACAATTGATAAAACTATTCCGTCCGTTACTTTGCACGCTACGGACCCCTTCACTTACCTTTGATCGTCTGCAAGTTGCATAAAAACTGGTTCGTACTGTGCCGTACTGCATGCGATaccattgttgttgttattgttgttagaCGGATCGATCGTAATCTTGGTGTTGGAGTTGAGCAGCGGGAAAGGATCCAGTAAAAGCATGGTCTGAGTTTCGAGCAGGGCCAACCGAATGGTACTGCCCAGTACCCTCACACTGAACGATGCCTCTTCAGCTGGTTCAAATGTGGTAGCCATGATGAGATATCGACCAGGATCAAGCGAACATCGATGACTAATCTGTCGCGAGTTGGTGTACTGCGAGTTGACTAAGCTTTTATGCTTCTTGAAGAAATTTTTCGAGAGGCATCCATTGATGTTTTGCACtaatttgatgaaaagttgtaaTAAATGGTCAGTTGGAATTGCATTAGAGACATTGGCCATACGTACCACTATTTAAATTGTACACGGTAAATCCGATTACTTTCGGTTCTAGCACACTGTGTTGGTTGACTGAGATGATAACATCTTCCTTTTCGCTGAGAAACAGCTGCAGCTGTGGGTTGATGTGGAATGAGTCCGGATTATTGCGACATCCGCCAGCCGTAACTCCTCGCTTCCATGCACCCTGATACAATCGCATTAGCCATCGGCGACTCTTATCCGCTAGCTGGGGCTCATCCCTAGCCGTATCCGAGTCGAGATGGACGCACTCAAGATGCGTGAAGGTCTGGGTCATATCGAAAAAGGACATCCAGAACTCGCCCTGGTCGAGCTGCTCGATCAGACGATTCCGTTCGTTCATCGTAACGCGTTCCCAGGAGCCGGAAAACGATGACCAGTCTCCGTTGAAGCTTGAAGATTTGCTAAGAGTTTGGGCCAAAGGGTTTCGAAGTCGTACCAGCTGAACGGTGTCGCCCATGATCGTTTCGGCCTGTCAACATATAAAATCATCTATTTAGCATTTGCATTTGTAACTGAAATATCGCTGTACCAAGTTGCATCCATACCTTGTCCATTGAACAAAGACGATAATTAATCCCAACATGGATCCCGTTCGGTAATGCTTCAGTTTGATTGCGAATCTGTGTCATGGTACCATTGTTGATCGTGCAGGTGATGATGCTGGTCGTGTCCAGGAGGTTATGCAGTAGCGGTGGCCGTATGAGTATGTTGCTATCCATCTTGATCGATATCGACTCAGTGATGCCTCCGGTCAGGTCGGCCAAACCGTCGAGAAGCGTGCCATACTTCAGTGCCTCGTACGATCCATGCAATCTGGAGCGAAGGAAGTAAGACATTTATTAATATCGTGCAATTTTTCATTCGCTCAATCAATCGCGAAATCAGCTAATGCATTCTCCGCTCACTTACTTTGCGTACGCTTTCTCCAACAAACCCGGCCAAAAAGAGTTGGTATTCTGTGCCTGAAGGAACGCCAGCTTGCCGTTTATTGTGGGCAATCGATCATCGACCAGCACTTCCAACCATTCGCCACACCACCAAAGCCGAAAGCGAAACACGCCATAGTAAGGTTTGTCGAAGTTTTGATCGGCCGGGACGACACGGTAAAACAAGCCCTTGGAAAGGTACAGCACACCCAAGCACGATACCAACCACCGATCACCCATCTTGCCGGGCACTATGTCAAACTGGGCGGACGCATCGTTGACGAATACTGGATTGGAAACGATCTCGTGTGGTCTTTTCCACTGGAAGGTAAACGGTGGCGTTTGATGGTAGAAGACGGACGACTGTGTGGCCGGGAAGTCCTCGTCCTCCCATAATACACCCTTCTGTTTGCATTCTGATTTGATACGTTCGTAAGACGAAGTCATTTTGTAGCGTTTCAACCGTTCAGGCCGGTAGGGAGTGCCGTTTATGTGTCAGCAATAAGAATGTATCGATGAGTGTGCCTCTCGCACGCGGGTTATGCTTATTGAAATAATGTGTTCTTCTGTATGTTCACCGATATGTGCTCGTTCGTTAAACAATGATAATAACTCATTTCATGGTTTTGGTGTCACAGGTCTGGAAAGAAACATGAAAACGTCAAATTAAGTAGAGAATACCAACATCCAATTCTAACGAAGAATATTATTTACAGTGATGAACAAATCTTAAAGATTATCCTTCTAGGTGGCATCAATATGCATTCATCGATTACAGGCGAAATgattgtaaatttaaaataaaaataaaaccatataaagaaaaaacaaagctaATTGCGAGTTTAGCCTTCTCTTGGGTTACGACGTTTtaggttacgccggccatcgaatggctatAGGTcttgccgatactacgtagttggatggttaGCCCTTAACTGCGGGAGAACGGTCAAGATGGGAtgtggtcctgccgtgtataGACTGGCGCGGCTGTCGCCATACCACCAGGACGCCCCAATAAATCTGCATAGCAAATTCAACTCAACAAGGAGCAGATAggctaaataataaaatattgtttcaattttaagtgTAGCGAAAGGATTAATACGGCAAGGCTGTTCTTAAAAATTGTGATGAAAGATCATATCATGTTATCTCACGTATTTTGGCAACGTTATGAGAATAGCAAAAGCAAATGAGAATGGATTTATTCGTTAATCCAACGACATCCTCGTTTTTACAAGATCGCAAACTAAATCTTACAAATTAATGGTCAATATAGGCTCAAAAAGCTCACTTTTTAACAAGATTATTGTTAAGAGATACaggttaaaaattatttgtaaacATTTAAATCTCTTTCAAATTCCGCTAACCAAAACTTCTCATGCTCGTTTACAATGTCCACAAGCAATTGCAGGTCAATCAACTCACTAAGCTCAGCACGCGTCCATTAGATGTAAAGCTCACGAAATCTCTCCATTTGGACGTACATTATTAGTATCGCCTTAGTTTTACATAACTAGCCAACCAAATGGTGGCACTCAATTAAATTCCCTATCTACGCATCTAGCGCCAAGATAAGTGACATTGTGTTTAGGCAAAGACGCATTGCATTCGGTGAAAAAGTGTCTTCGTAATCCGCCTTGCTATTAGCAGTTGGCACATCTTTTGCAAGTGTCAACGTTCGCTGCAAGCTTCAAACTAGAAAGGAATCGCTGTTACTAATGCACTTTTGCGTGATCGTTTCTCATGGTAAAGCAATTCGACGAAAGTACTCGCATTGTGTGCTGTAGGTGTGGGTCGCACGGGCGGGCGGGATGGGCTTATTATGTTATTTTGTCTACAGCAAAGCGTGacgaacagcaacagcaacaaacccGCGACGATGTCTCTATTACTTTTGCGTTTACACTAACACTTTACTGCTTTGGAAGTGAACCGAAATGTGtaggaaaaagaaagctttttaaacTCCAATTGTACACAATTCCATATCACAGGCGAAACATGTAAGTAAACGCTTTTTGTGCTCTAAATACTAAGTTTAGTTTTGTACTTTGATATCATAGCTAGAGTTTCTCAACATGCCGTCATCTCTAGCGTACAGCAGCTGATTGTTTGCCTTTCAAACGTTTGACCATTTGGTCACACTTTTAGAAATGCTAACGTAATCATATCcaaagcataatttatgattCAACCAGCCACCTGCTTACCCGAAAAACAGAGCGCCCAAAACCGTGTTACTCAATTAACCGTTCCGTGTTGCACAACCGCAAACCACGTGCCGGGGAGCTTTTGGCGGAAGAAATCAAGCTCACTCTAGCTAAAAATGAAAAGTATATCAGCCGCGTTTGTTTGAAAGCCCGCAACATGGTGtgtgaaaaatattctaaagCTATTTTAAAATGATGAAGATATTCCATTTGGGAAAAATTTGAATGCACAGATACTAAGAGAGATAACTGCCAGTTTTGGCTTTATAGCAACAATTTATGGTCAACAAAATGATGACTACTAATATTGAACCCTCTCACTAGCATTTATAGCACGCACTAGCCTAACGGAATCCGAGCGAAGATGCACATAAACGCACGCCTGGTAGCATCGTACGGTGATGAATAGCATGCGAGTGTATTTGATTAACCTATATTTGGATTTAAAGGCAGGTTATGACTGCTACTGATAGAGGAGAGCAACGGTCATAGGGAGAAGCATTAATCAAGGTTAGCAAAGCCCAACACCTGACGGACCGTATATTCATTCGACTATATGATGTGCCCATTTCACTCTATATGGTTCCTAGCGATGCGTAACATTTCaggtgcaattttttttaaaggttttcaAGTACCTTTAGCTATCAATCTATAGATAACTTTGATGAATAAAGCATCGTACAAATAATattgagattattaaaaaagtTAAACACGTCACACTTGCTActgttattttatattttagtatgacggctttaCCGGAAAGCGCTTGTTTTTCGACTCGAATAGATTAATCATTAACATCTTATGATATCGTAcgatttaaactttttttctatatGCTGTCATAAAACTATAAATCTCAATATTCAATTCCCACCTTAACTTGAAGCCAAACGAACCGATTAACCTcgatattatttattacagtCTGTTTGGCATTGTAACGGCACAGCCGGCGGCGGGAACTATGCTCCCATTCGACATTATGTGATTGACAATTGTTTTATaacattgcacacacacacagagaagcGCGTGCACACGCGTGCAACACATTAGCAATCGCGGTCGCATGCTTGCGACGTAAGAAGGAAATGTAGGTCCTCGGAAAAATTAACTCAAGACAGCTTTAGGAAAGAAGCAACTTCTTTGGTTTTATAACAGCTAATTGCTGtatttacattttccatcGCAAGGCCGGGAAACCGTGGGCGATGTTATAATGCAGGGGTACTATTACCTGTAAGCGTTCCTACATGTTGTTCGATCGTGCATAGCTTCTGCACGTGGTTTGAGATCAAGGGAAAGAACAAACGgaattcaaacacacaccacgGGAAGAGGAACACTCGTGGGTGAGGGTTGTGTAAGCCCACTGGGTACTGTTTTTGTGTCGGGAAGAAATCGACCATTAAACGAAACGTAAAACGTGGCAGTTAGCCAACAGTTTGCAAGTTTCAACGACGACTGCCTGTTCGATTGGCTGTCTGCAATGTCTCACCCTTAGCACGCAGCATTAGCAGTGTTTGTGCAAGATACTTGACGCACTGGCGTGGGGTGGAACTGATTGGAATGTGTTCTATGACGTGTTTGTCCAGCAAACGTCCTTCAATCATAGGTAATCGCGGATTCGCATCAGGTGTTGCagagggtggtggtggtgagtgtTTTGTGAGCGTTTACTTTTGCTTGACACTGCAGTAATTGATACCAAGAAATGAAACTAACTAGACGAGAGGACATTCTTGGTAAAATGAGGTAATTAAAATGCCACTCGGCAGTGAGTTGAGTGGCTTGATTTAGTGGTAGAACTATCTGCTCTAATAGTATTGCAAACGGAGGAGTTCTAATGCCGCAGTGGAGATAAGTCTTGATCAATTCGCGcatttaaacaataaaactgtgatgtttatgcttcattttttatctAGTTTTGTTACAGAGGATTTGAGTCTCCTGAGGCTACCTTCTCTTCTATGTACTTAATTGTTAAGAATGtacatacacaacacacatacttTAACTTTCAAACAAAACTGATTCACTCCGTTTAGGCTTACTATTTGCATAAatgtacttaaaataaatactaagGCTAATAGTAAAAACATGTTCAGCCAATCGTGTTTCTAGGTCGTCGATCGGATTAGTACACAATAAATCAGCATCCTGGATTccttaaaaaacacacaagtcCACCCGATGCGTTAACTTTTCAAATATCAGCAAGTGCGTGACATGGGACTGGTATGGTAAACATAATGACAGAGAGGAGAGGCGAAATCTATTCACTTTGTTTCGTTGAAGTCTGCTTGGTTTGATGGCGACCAAAGGTTGGGATTATTTCATGTCATTACACAATCGTCAAACATATTCCTCCAATAAACAGTGATCAGTGAGGATATGCGATGTTTGACTATCATTTGTGTGGCATTGGTAAACAGTAATCATTCAGTCAAACAAGAGTATTTATTCAAAACTCTCACCTACCACACATTTACATCACCATCTTGCAATGAACTGGGGGACACAGTGACGATCGTTTGATGTGATACCTGAACGATTTGAAGTATAATCTTTTTCAtctgaagaaacaaaaagattgGACTAAACAGATCTTCCGTAGTTTTGACAGACACACGGGCCCTGATCAGCGTATTATCGCTTTCTGATAATACTTTTGACTATATAAAATCTGGGAGATAACTGCAATGGATTGAACAATTCGATGCAAAATGACAGATGTTAATTAAATCTTTTAGATTTCATTGACCCGTAGCTAGACGTTCTTTCGTCTTATGTCAGTTACCAAGCCTGATGGTGGGTCCACCACAAATTGACTTCAGTTTTGCATGATAACaacttcaataaaatattcaagcATCCACTGAAGATGGCGGTGAAAGTGAAATCTTGATGTGATCAACTTTTCCAACCCTGTTCCTGATTCGGTAGGCACTAGAAAGAGAGATACTGTGCCACAGAACGAGACAATCGTCGTTATTTGATTTTCCTTATCCGAATGCCAGTGACGAAATGTGTAGCGTTTAGCTGTTTGGGTTTAGGTTCAGAGTACGCTTGGAACGTCTTTGCTGTGCCGATTTCTCTTAGCATCCTCCCGGCGTTGGAATCTCGCAGTGATTTAGCTTTCGCTTTCGGCCAATCTGCGCTATCCTGGCACGCCCTCCAGACTTCAGGTGCAAGAGAAGGTTGTGAAAGTTTCGTGGAACTTGACTTAATCGAATCGAAATAAAGATTTACACCTAATCAATCCAACATTGTAAGTTTAAGTTGCTACAAATAGCAACggcaataatcaaacaacttGTAAAAATAATGTCAAACCTTAAGTAAACGAGTAAAAGTTaaacggataaaaaaaaagttgaatttGCTATTTGTATGATATTACCAACCAGAGTAGAGCAGTCCACTAATACTGCAACATTCTGAACACACAGATACATAAGAGCGAGGATACGGTAAGCGTTTGTGCTATGTGTTATCTTTATGCTTCCGCAAGCTTTACTGCTCCAGCTACACCGACTGTCTGCTTTCCGAGACGGTTAGCTATTTTAATCGTCACTACCGTATGGCAAGCAAACCAGGTGAACAAGGTACGATTGTTTATGTGTGTAAAAAACAGCATCCCCAAAGGAAATGGGACGGGAAATATCGGGAACAAGTGGTATATTAtaactgttttcctttttgctacaTCATTGCCTTCGGGGCGGTAGATGCTCTGCCATGGAAACAGCCCCATGCTGAGCAATAACGCATGCGTTCTTATGACGATCGTTCGCTCTCCCGATGGAAGTGCTTCGGAACATCTCACCGGAGCCGGGGAAGCTTTGTTTGTATAAGGTTTTGCTAtcatattttagtttttcatgTTCTCACCGTAAGCACTCGAGCTGAATGTGCGCCGTGTACTTCTATCATCAGATGCACAGGGAACTTCTTTGTTTCCAAAACTTTGCTAgaagagcgagaaaaaaaacgattgctTCACCAGACAACTACAGAACACTGGAACAACGTTTTTATTGTAGCGGATATGTGCAAAGTGGAAAACAAAGCATTAATTAAGCTGATAAACGAAAACAGTAACCCAACACAAGCCAATAAActcaattttcttttgctatcgttttacttttatgcacaaacataaacatctTGGTTGTCTAATGTTTATTTCGGGTTTAGCTAATTAACACGAGAcaaagagtgttttttttaaatggctgtttgtaatattttccaaaaaaaaaacgttttacatttttaataaaatagttttattaaTGATCCATAGATCAATTTCTAATATGTTTCATCGCCcaatggaacaaaaaaccattattggaaaaaaactCTTTGATGAAAATCTTTTGCTTGAGAGATCTGAATCGGAATCAAACCCGGTCCTGTCATGCGAAAGAACAGCGACACACCGTGCATTCGACTGGACCTCCGATTGAATATTCAAGAACGGGGAAAACCTGTAGACCCAAAAATGCAAGACAATTGCATAATTCGACAGGCGGTTGAATATCCTATTgtataattgatttatttatatatgatttttttattttcctacatTTCACTAAAAAGCATCAAAAATAATCTTGAAAAATACACCTATAAATAAAGGTTCGCAAattaatgttattattttttaaaatttttgtgctatttttttttgtcaagtaCATTCGTAGAATAATGttggaaatattttgaaaatcggAAAGCTTACTTGCTTACTGCCACAGAGCATACTGAGGTAGGCTCATTCGAGTCAGAGTTCTCATTTACATGCCAGCCGCGCAATAGCACCCTTATCGGAATGATGTCTAAATATGATCGCTGGTAACGGCAAGAGGAGATGATAATGAATTCTAGTTCTAGTAGTGCCAATTTTCGTAGTTCGTTTCGTTAGTTCGTTTTCTTAGTTAACACATGCAATTAAGTAAATGTTCATGAGAGATGTTCGAATATATTGTTATTCGGTTGTACAATAACAAGCACAAGTTACGTTCGATCATGGACACATTATAATGCTGATTAAAGTACAATCAAAAGCATGAGATAGTTTACTTTCATTTACCTACTAAACAATCTAGAATCAGTTGTAAAATGTTTAGAAGATATAAACAGTGATTGAACCTTTTGTTAGTTTTATAACAATAAATTGCATACAGCCAGAAATTGATTTATCATTGAATCCTCTTAAAGTACATTTTTGCCCGTTGaatgtgtaaaacaaaaaataataaacttgtCCATATAATGTACTTTCTTCAGAGAATAAACAAACTTTTACTAATTATTCAATACACACGAggctgctaaaaaaaaaacaattaataatCATAACTTGTCTCGACAACATTCACCACCTAAAATTCGTTACCGTACAAGCACAAAACacatagagaaaaaaaagaaagccttGTAGGCGGAGAGGGAAAAACAACCGATGTACAATGGCATATGACATTCGAAGTTTATGGTCAGCTTAAGCTATTAATATGCGACAAGATCATGCCctcgtctgtgtgtgtgtgtatgtatgtaagtGGGGGAGAAATCTATCTTTACCACGCCTTTCCTCACATTCAATGTGCACACCACCGATGTGATTTTGAAACAAGTGAAAATACGTACATTCggaagtggaaaacaaaaacagaaaaaagtgaaCCTCCGAAAGAGAAATATGAGTCCGGGAGAAGATTCGTTATTGCCTCCACCCACTCAAGAGCTGCGTGGTAAGTTAAACGATTGCTGGGAACGCAGCGATGCAAGTGAAAGCTAGACTGCAACGGTGACGAATTTCAAGGTTGTGAGCATATTATGATCGAACTTTCTGTAGGTGCGTGACTTTAGCTCCGAAGAGAACTAACAACAGAAAGATTAAAATGTTGTTATCCGTGGTATCAGTCTAGGAAGTGGGCTCGAGAGCGACATTGAGTCCTCACCTCAGTAATCTGATGGCCAGGGCCTCACTCACAGAGCTACTCATGCCCTTGTTAAGTAGCTCAGTAGTAGTTAGCTCTGCCCTCATGAGGAAGCTCTGCACCTTTTTAAGTACACCTCCACTAACTTTGCAAGCAGGACCACACTAGGTAGCTCTACCCTAGTCAAGAAACGTTGTCTTCACTCTATGCCCCGCTCTGCGCACTCTACGACCTATTCGCGACCTCAGTGAATGCGGACTCTACCGCGAGACGCTCAACGTTCAAAAGGTAGAGAGCAGTTCTTCTCTCCTCTTTCAAACACTAGACGATGGTTATCGACATAGCGAGACTTCAACCCCTGCTTTGAGTGGACCAGAAAACATACAGTCAGTGTATGTACTCATGATGTATAATGAACTTTACTTCAGAtatgtttattatttgcatGAAAGCTCCCACAACGTTGCTATCATTCATTTAGCTGCATTCTGGCAATATATTCCATTTTTGATAACTTGCTTCTATCGACCACCAATTCTTTtagaaaacgaagcaaattCATAGCCACTGAACGGGATCGACAGACAAAATCAAAAAACACGTTTCGAAACGGTGAGTAATTCCACTACACGACCACTTTCCATGTAAGGAATGTTTAAATGCTCGCGTTACCGGTTGACCGTTGCACGGAACTGAAGCATGTAGGTGTCCCAGGACTGTGCTTGAACCGTCGGTCACCGTTTTGAGTGGTAGCTGGACTGGTTTGCCCACTCGCCGCGGTTTTACCGAGTGGCTGGCTGCTGCACCTGGCAATTTTTGCATATGCGACTGACGATTATAGGTCTACGCATTGTACAATGGGAAGGTTGACGTAAGATCTTTTCTTTGACCGTGGGAGTTGAGTGTTGTGGAGTGTCAATACAGAACGCTCATTTATTGTAAATGTTTCAATATTCGACGGATGTTGAGCAATGCAACGATCCGATCAGTTCGTTGTACACAAACCGAATCGTCTTAGAACAGCGGACGGCAGGTGAAAGGACTTCACTATTGCTCTTCAAATATGTTCCAAATTGTTGAGCAGTTTTAATCATCGTTATTATTATGCTACCCAGTGTTTGAAATTAATGGGTTTTGGCAAGCTCATTGCATCACGTTTCACCCGAAGGCATGGGATCTTCTCGTGCAGATGGCGTTGCGGGACAAACAAACACCCTGTTACCAAACTGGAGCCGCTTCTTTGCATTCCATTTCATCGTTTGCCTGCTGTGGACGTTGGCGGAA
This genomic window from Anopheles maculipalpis chromosome 2RL, idAnoMacuDA_375_x, whole genome shotgun sequence contains:
- the LOC126557311 gene encoding calpain-C; amino-acid sequence: MTSSYERIKSECKQKGVLWEDEDFPATQSSVFYHQTPPFTFQWKRPHEIVSNPVFVNDASAQFDIVPGKMGDRWLVSCLGVLYLSKGLFYRVVPADQNFDKPYYGVFRFRLWWCGEWLEVLVDDRLPTINGKLAFLQAQNTNSFWPGLLEKAYAKLHGSYEALKYGTLLDGLADLTGGITESISIKMDSNILIRPPLLHNLLDTTSIITCTINNGTMTQIRNQTEALPNGIHVGINYRLCSMDKAETIMGDTVQLVRLRNPLAQTLSKSSSFNGDWSSFSGSWERVTMNERNRLIEQLDQGEFWMSFFDMTQTFTHLECVHLDSDTARDEPQLADKSRRWLMRLYQGAWKRGVTAGGCRNNPDSFHINPQLQLFLSEKEDVIISVNQHSVLEPKVIGFTVYNLNSVQNINGCLSKNFFKKHKSLVNSQYTNSRQISHRCSLDPGRYLIMATTFEPAEEASFSVRVLGSTIRLALLETQTMLLLDPFPLLNSNTKITIDPSNNNNNNNGIACSTAQYEPVFMQLADDQRTLNCFDLQELLEACLPNDYIRSCASIDVCRQVVCLMDKTNRGRINFNDFNKFMINLKTWWGVFKMHTKEKSGILKAERLRDALFDVGFQLSTDNISILILRYMRRDGTLRLADFISAILHLTMAFELFKAKDTNQDGIISMGMTEWIKSVFMC